Proteins encoded together in one Pontiella desulfatans window:
- a CDS encoding phosphatidate cytidylyltransferase, producing the protein MDKKRILIALSIAAVLIPAFSLVPCSWPIGLVGMLLFAGVGTWEFFGLLNAGGVKTSTKWGIGSGLVFVAATWFHMTGHLSNSLLWCILLLVIVSNFFRILAYTDLRKGLDSCMGTILGVVYVPLLWSFVVRLFLCGDLSKPGWAAFYVILCMKLADSGGYFFGTRFGKHKLAPTISPKKSWEGLLGGIVFCVAVNVLWVFISKGKLNSTIPLPIGHALVLGVLFPIVGTLGDLVESLFKRAVDVKDSNTMVYGLGGILDMVDSILFAAPMLYIYIELFLK; encoded by the coding sequence ATGGACAAAAAACGGATCCTCATAGCCCTCAGCATCGCGGCGGTTCTCATCCCCGCCTTCAGCCTGGTGCCCTGCAGCTGGCCCATCGGGCTGGTCGGAATGCTTCTTTTTGCAGGGGTCGGCACGTGGGAGTTCTTTGGTTTGCTCAATGCCGGCGGCGTGAAAACCTCGACCAAGTGGGGCATCGGAAGCGGGCTGGTCTTTGTCGCCGCCACCTGGTTCCACATGACGGGCCACCTTTCCAACAGCCTGCTTTGGTGCATCCTGTTGCTGGTGATCGTTTCCAACTTTTTCCGGATCCTGGCCTATACCGACCTGCGCAAGGGACTCGACAGCTGCATGGGAACCATTCTCGGCGTGGTCTATGTTCCCCTGCTCTGGAGCTTTGTTGTTCGCCTCTTCCTCTGCGGCGATCTTTCAAAACCCGGCTGGGCGGCCTTCTATGTGATCCTCTGCATGAAACTGGCCGACTCCGGTGGCTATTTCTTCGGCACGCGCTTTGGCAAACACAAACTGGCCCCAACCATCTCCCCGAAAAAAAGCTGGGAGGGCCTCCTGGGCGGCATTGTTTTCTGCGTTGCCGTGAACGTGCTCTGGGTGTTCATCTCCAAAGGCAAGCTCAACAGCACCATCCCCCTGCCCATCGGCCACGCCCTCGTTCTCGGCGTCCTGTTCCCCATTGTTGGAACATTGGGCGACCTCGTTGAATCGCTCTTCAAACGCGCAGTCGACGTCAAGGATTCCAACACCATGGTCTACGGACTCGGCGGCATCCTGGACATGGTCGACAGCATCCTGTTCGCCGCGCCCATGCTCTACATCTACATCGAACTCTTCCTCAAATAA
- the uppS gene encoding polyprenyl diphosphate synthase: MTPPFDKVPRHVALIMDGNGRWAQERGLSRIEGHKEGAQSVRAVLRAAAQAGVEFITVYAFSTENWKRPPQEIDGLMKLLVSSLEAYEQELHENRIRLRVMGQFERLPLPVRMRLQKTIDATAHYADHTFIIALSYGSRTEIANAAKQLAEKVVAGEMRIKDIDEQAVANHLYLPDIPDPELMIRTSGELRLSNFMLWQLSYCEFHITDTYWPDFREEQFFQALEAFNGRNRRYGGVNQK; this comes from the coding sequence ATGACACCGCCATTCGACAAAGTTCCTCGCCACGTTGCCCTGATCATGGACGGCAACGGGCGGTGGGCCCAGGAGCGCGGTCTTTCGCGCATCGAAGGCCATAAGGAGGGGGCGCAATCGGTTCGCGCCGTCCTGCGCGCCGCCGCGCAGGCCGGGGTCGAGTTCATCACCGTCTACGCCTTCAGCACCGAAAACTGGAAGCGTCCGCCACAGGAGATCGACGGCTTGATGAAACTGCTCGTCAGCTCGCTCGAAGCCTATGAGCAGGAGCTGCACGAAAACCGCATCCGCCTGCGGGTGATGGGCCAGTTCGAACGGCTTCCCCTGCCCGTCCGCATGCGCCTGCAAAAGACGATCGATGCGACGGCGCACTATGCCGACCACACGTTCATTATTGCCTTGAGCTATGGCTCGCGCACCGAAATCGCCAACGCGGCAAAGCAGCTCGCCGAAAAGGTGGTCGCCGGGGAAATGAGGATAAAGGATATCGATGAACAGGCGGTCGCCAACCACCTCTATCTTCCGGACATCCCCGATCCGGAACTCATGATCCGCACCAGCGGCGAGCTACGACTGAGCAATTTCATGCTCTGGCAACTCTCCTATTGCGAGTTCCACATCACCGACACCTACTGGCCGGACTTCCGCGAAGAACAGTTTTTCCAAGCATTGGAAGCTTTCAACGGGCGAAATCGTCGGTATGGTGGTGTAAATCAAAAGTAG
- a CDS encoding adenylosuccinate synthase codes for MSKTVLIGSQWGDEGKGKIIDVLTANADWVVRYQGGNNAGHTVEIGDQKYVLHLTPSGILREACKCVIGNGLVVDIYGLMTELTELVERGIKLEGRLFISDRAHIVLPYHKALDGTKEGNLEEGKKIGTTKRGIGPAYMDKADRIGLRMGDILESDFFDRVRALTADKNKIIEAMGGAALDVEEVIADMTEAANYLKPFICDTIPILHKAVQDDDEILFEGAQGVMLDVDFGTYPFVTSSSTGAGGAPAGSGIPPNAIDRCVGIVKAYTTRVGEGPFPTELFDDMGMHIAKVGHEFGATTGRPRRCGWFDAVIAKYSAMVGGINEWSLMKLDVLDAVETIKVCVAYECDGERIDHVPASISKLARCTPIYEEFKGWNTPTTECTCWEELPEQAQKYVEYIEKITGVKVSILSVGPKRASTMLLDR; via the coding sequence ATGTCGAAAACAGTACTTATCGGGTCGCAGTGGGGCGACGAAGGCAAAGGGAAGATCATTGACGTACTAACCGCCAATGCGGACTGGGTGGTCCGTTACCAGGGCGGAAACAACGCCGGCCACACCGTGGAAATCGGCGACCAGAAATATGTGCTCCACCTCACCCCCTCCGGCATTCTCCGCGAAGCGTGCAAATGCGTAATCGGCAACGGCCTCGTGGTTGACATCTACGGCCTTATGACCGAGCTGACCGAGCTCGTTGAGCGTGGGATCAAACTGGAGGGCCGCCTCTTCATTTCCGACCGCGCCCACATTGTCCTGCCCTACCACAAGGCCCTCGACGGCACCAAGGAAGGAAACCTTGAAGAAGGCAAGAAGATCGGCACCACCAAGCGCGGCATTGGCCCGGCATACATGGATAAAGCCGACCGGATCGGCCTGCGCATGGGCGACATCCTTGAATCCGATTTCTTCGATCGCGTTCGCGCCCTGACCGCAGACAAAAACAAGATCATCGAAGCCATGGGCGGCGCTGCCCTCGACGTGGAAGAAGTGATTGCCGACATGACCGAAGCGGCCAACTATTTGAAGCCGTTCATCTGCGACACCATTCCAATCCTGCACAAAGCCGTTCAGGACGACGATGAAATCCTGTTCGAAGGCGCACAGGGCGTGATGCTCGACGTCGACTTCGGCACCTACCCCTTCGTCACCTCGTCGAGCACGGGCGCCGGCGGCGCCCCGGCCGGTTCCGGCATTCCGCCGAATGCGATCGACCGTTGCGTCGGCATCGTCAAGGCCTACACCACCCGTGTTGGCGAAGGCCCCTTCCCGACGGAACTGTTCGACGACATGGGCATGCATATTGCCAAAGTCGGCCACGAGTTCGGTGCCACCACCGGACGGCCGCGCCGATGCGGCTGGTTCGATGCGGTGATCGCGAAATATTCCGCCATGGTCGGCGGAATCAACGAATGGTCGCTGATGAAACTCGACGTGCTCGACGCGGTCGAAACCATCAAGGTCTGCGTGGCCTACGAATGCGACGGCGAACGCATTGACCATGTTCCGGCCTCCATCAGCAAACTGGCGCGCTGCACGCCGATCTATGAAGAGTTCAAAGGCTGGAACACCCCGACCACCGAATGCACCTGCTGGGAAGAGCTACCGGAGCAGGCGCAGAAGTATGTCGAATACATCGAAAAAATCACCGGCGTCAAGGTGAGCATTCTTTCCGTTGGCCCGAAACGCGCCAGCACCATGCTCCTTGACAGGTAA
- a CDS encoding aldo/keto reductase — MNGSRRGFVATSVGGGLAGLAATVAEAKPKEQQVDRRVLGRTGAEVSIYGLGLGSAFFKPFAGKPEEAHRMLERALDYGINYWDTARSYEGSEALIGPVLEKRRSEVFMVSKSNAKSYDDFMKELDASLKNLRTDHLDLYHMHNWQPKQGDTSPKAREGACKAALKAREQGMIKAFGVTGHSGPDILMECIKAYDPDALLSIFPANRPDNGRYEDELLPLARERNIGVIAMKTVKHVKNSDEPPRELVRYALSLPGICVAIVGTGDIDHLESNARMATNFKPLKGNELRNFSDKVAMGIPAGLPQPWDLPGYSDGIPA, encoded by the coding sequence ATGAATGGATCAAGGAGAGGTTTTGTTGCAACATCGGTGGGTGGCGGTTTGGCGGGGTTGGCGGCAACGGTCGCCGAAGCCAAGCCAAAGGAACAACAGGTGGATCGCAGGGTGCTGGGGAGAACCGGTGCCGAGGTCTCCATCTATGGACTCGGCCTGGGCAGTGCCTTTTTCAAGCCATTCGCCGGGAAACCCGAGGAAGCGCATCGGATGCTGGAAAGGGCGCTCGACTATGGCATCAACTATTGGGATACCGCCCGTAGCTACGAAGGGAGCGAGGCTCTGATTGGCCCTGTGCTCGAAAAACGGCGCTCCGAGGTGTTCATGGTTTCCAAAAGCAACGCCAAGTCCTACGACGATTTCATGAAGGAACTCGATGCCAGTCTGAAAAACCTCCGCACCGACCATCTCGATCTCTACCACATGCATAATTGGCAACCGAAGCAAGGCGACACCTCGCCGAAGGCCCGCGAAGGCGCCTGCAAAGCTGCGCTCAAGGCACGCGAACAGGGCATGATCAAAGCCTTCGGCGTCACCGGCCATAGCGGCCCCGACATCCTGATGGAATGCATCAAGGCCTACGATCCCGATGCGCTCCTGTCGATTTTTCCGGCCAACCGTCCCGATAACGGGCGGTATGAAGACGAATTGCTGCCGCTGGCCCGGGAACGCAACATAGGCGTCATTGCCATGAAGACGGTGAAACACGTGAAGAATTCCGATGAACCACCGCGCGAGCTGGTCCGGTATGCGCTCAGCCTTCCGGGCATTTGCGTCGCCATTGTTGGAACCGGCGACATCGACCACCTTGAAAGCAACGCCAGGATGGCCACCAATTTTAAGCCGCTCAAAGGCAATGAACTCAGGAATTTTTCCGACAAGGTCGCCATGGGGATTCCGGCCGGGCTTCCACAACCCTGGGATTTGCCGGGATATAGCGATGGAATTCCGGCGTAG
- the ribF gene encoding riboflavin biosynthesis protein RibF, protein MKIIHALEEFHESKTPVILAAGCFDGLHIGHTAVIQKAIDRARAIGGEAWVFTFDPHPAKVLMPDRAPPLIFTTEQQSRQLQQMGVDGCILQPFTIEFMKQEPLDFFDNLCTCIPKLAGISVGEDWSFGRNRAGNAALLTKLCNERGMWFNAHEAVCWQAERVSSTRIREAIKLGHMNDAISMLGRPISTIGIVEHGEKIGRKLGYPTANIAPENDMLPPRGIYAAKLRVGQETYTAAAYIGHRGTFHENEPQVLEVYLLDTTDIDLYGQHVEVSYIEYIRGDEVFEDADKLKDQIVRDIEAIRRTLS, encoded by the coding sequence ATGAAAATCATTCACGCACTTGAAGAGTTCCACGAATCGAAGACCCCCGTCATTCTTGCGGCGGGTTGTTTCGATGGCTTGCATATCGGCCACACCGCCGTTATCCAAAAAGCGATCGACCGCGCCCGGGCCATCGGCGGTGAAGCATGGGTGTTCACGTTCGACCCGCATCCTGCCAAGGTACTGATGCCCGACCGCGCGCCGCCGCTGATTTTCACGACTGAACAGCAGTCGCGCCAGCTCCAGCAGATGGGCGTGGACGGCTGCATCCTCCAGCCCTTCACGATTGAGTTCATGAAGCAGGAGCCGCTGGACTTTTTCGACAACCTCTGCACCTGCATCCCGAAGCTGGCCGGCATCTCGGTTGGCGAAGACTGGTCGTTCGGCCGCAACCGGGCGGGCAACGCCGCATTGTTGACCAAACTTTGCAACGAACGCGGCATGTGGTTCAACGCCCACGAAGCCGTTTGCTGGCAAGCTGAACGGGTTTCAAGCACCCGCATCCGCGAGGCCATCAAGCTGGGCCACATGAACGATGCCATCAGCATGCTCGGCCGCCCCATCAGCACCATCGGCATCGTCGAACATGGCGAAAAGATTGGCCGTAAGCTGGGCTACCCGACTGCCAATATCGCCCCTGAAAACGATATGCTACCCCCGCGCGGAATCTATGCCGCCAAGCTGCGCGTTGGCCAGGAAACCTATACCGCCGCCGCCTACATCGGCCACCGGGGAACCTTCCACGAAAACGAGCCCCAAGTGCTCGAAGTCTACCTGCTCGACACAACGGATATCGACCTCTACGGCCAACACGTCGAAGTCAGCTACATCGAATACATCCGTGGGGACGAGGTCTTCGAGGATGCCGACAAGCTCAAAGACCAGATCGTACGGGATATCGAAGCCATCCGCCGCACACTCTCCTAG
- the truB gene encoding tRNA pseudouridine(55) synthase TruB: MRNRRRREPDPFDGILLVDKPSEWTSHDVVAKIRNHFKLSKVGHGGTLDPLATGLLVVLIGKGTKLSDRIMGGDKVYEGTIHLGITTNSQDADGEVLEEKDASHITREQVEEAIAQNLMGDIEQIPPMVSAIKKNGVPLYKMARKGQEIEREPRKITIFDFDVLEFENPLVKFRVKSTKGTYVRTLAHDLGNILGVGGSLDALRRTGSGPLSIDKAHTMEEILECDRETLQEKAILLTDMMRD, translated from the coding sequence ATGAGAAATCGTAGACGCCGCGAACCCGACCCGTTCGACGGCATCCTGCTGGTTGATAAGCCCTCCGAATGGACGTCGCACGATGTGGTTGCAAAGATCCGCAACCATTTCAAACTCAGCAAGGTTGGCCATGGCGGCACGCTCGACCCGCTTGCGACCGGTCTCCTCGTGGTGCTCATCGGGAAAGGCACCAAGCTTTCCGACCGCATCATGGGTGGCGACAAGGTCTACGAGGGCACCATCCATCTGGGCATCACAACCAACTCGCAGGATGCCGACGGGGAAGTGCTGGAGGAAAAGGACGCCTCCCACATCACCCGCGAACAGGTCGAAGAGGCCATTGCCCAAAACCTGATGGGCGACATCGAGCAAATTCCCCCCATGGTTTCGGCCATCAAGAAGAATGGCGTGCCCCTTTACAAGATGGCTCGCAAAGGGCAGGAAATCGAACGCGAACCGCGCAAGATCACCATCTTCGATTTCGATGTGCTGGAGTTTGAAAACCCGCTCGTGAAATTCCGCGTCAAGAGTACCAAGGGCACCTATGTCCGCACCCTCGCCCACGACCTGGGCAACATCCTCGGCGTTGGCGGAAGCCTCGACGCCCTGCGGCGCACCGGCTCCGGCCCCCTGTCGATCGACAAGGCCCATACCATGGAAGAGATTCTGGAATGCGACCGGGAGACGCTGCAGGAAAAAGCCATCCTGTTGACCGATATGATGAGAGACTAA
- the rbfA gene encoding 30S ribosome-binding factor RbfA: MNELLKREIAEDLYRNFAGSDFDAAAITVTRVECAPDLRDANVFVSIFGHEDNRDGMISYLNRHRQEIIRLMVKRVKLKYTPRLHFVHDESLEGGDHILSMLAEMERENPEVFKDDGKTDEKS, translated from the coding sequence GTGAACGAATTATTGAAGCGCGAGATTGCGGAAGACCTTTACCGCAACTTTGCCGGATCGGATTTCGATGCGGCGGCCATCACGGTTACGCGCGTCGAGTGCGCGCCGGACCTGCGCGATGCCAATGTCTTTGTCTCGATCTTCGGGCACGAGGACAACCGCGACGGCATGATTTCATACCTCAACCGCCACCGGCAGGAGATCATCCGCCTGATGGTGAAGCGCGTGAAACTGAAATACACGCCGCGCCTGCACTTCGTCCACGATGAATCGCTTGAAGGCGGCGACCACATCCTCTCCATGCTCGCCGAAATGGAACGCGAAAACCCCGAGGTGTTCAAGGACGATGGGAAGACCGATGAGAAATCGTAG
- a CDS encoding type II toxin-antitoxin system VapC family toxin, with protein MKQRVYIETSVVSYLTARPAKNIIVAGHQMATRDFWDALGRYDVYVSELVLLEAASGDEDASKKRVDALAGFSSLDITIECKELAKKLVLDGAIPDPFPEDALHIALAAVHGIDVIATWNFKHINNPETRGKIRRVLEANGYGCPEICSPDEFLGDENE; from the coding sequence ATGAAACAGAGGGTTTACATTGAGACCAGCGTTGTTAGCTATTTGACCGCCCGTCCGGCCAAGAATATCATCGTGGCCGGTCACCAGATGGCTACCCGCGATTTTTGGGATGCTTTGGGGCGGTACGATGTGTATGTGTCTGAGCTTGTTTTACTTGAGGCAGCAAGCGGAGACGAAGATGCTTCCAAGAAGAGGGTTGATGCCTTGGCTGGATTTTCCTCCCTCGATATTACAATTGAATGCAAGGAACTTGCAAAAAAGCTCGTTTTGGATGGAGCCATCCCCGATCCATTCCCTGAGGATGCATTGCATATCGCTTTGGCGGCTGTACACGGCATTGATGTGATTGCCACTTGGAATTTCAAACATATCAACAACCCGGAAACGCGGGGGAAAATTAGGCGGGTGCTGGAAGCGAATGGATACGGGTGCCCGGAGATTTGCTCGCCCGATGAATTCTTAGGTGACGAAAATGAATGA
- a CDS encoding 3D domain-containing protein, producing the protein MITLSGCVTGSGKRYRLPRDQKPEVVSMETTGYCKCGKCCGWKKNWKFQPVVAYGPNKGAPKAVGVTAAGTQADWGTIAADTRYYPFGTIMFIPDYGWGRVEDIGGAIKGMHIDLYFPSHRQALKWGREQKQVKIWTPQKNRH; encoded by the coding sequence GTGATCACTTTAAGTGGATGCGTGACGGGGAGCGGAAAACGCTACCGCTTGCCGCGCGACCAAAAGCCGGAGGTGGTCAGCATGGAAACCACCGGATACTGCAAATGCGGCAAGTGCTGCGGGTGGAAGAAAAACTGGAAATTCCAACCGGTCGTTGCCTACGGCCCCAACAAGGGCGCACCCAAGGCGGTCGGCGTCACCGCGGCCGGAACGCAGGCCGACTGGGGCACCATCGCCGCCGACACCCGCTACTATCCCTTCGGCACCATCATGTTTATCCCCGACTATGGATGGGGGCGCGTCGAGGATATCGGCGGCGCCATCAAGGGCATGCACATCGACCTCTATTTCCCCTCCCACCGCCAAGCGCTGAAATGGGGCCGCGAACAGAAACAGGTCAAGATCTGGACGCCGCAGAAGAACAGGCACTAG
- a CDS encoding biotin--[acetyl-CoA-carboxylase] ligase, whose protein sequence is MHFNIEWHDRLGSTNAYMKDCFFSGSRIENGNIVAAREQTAGRGRSERKWLSGPDTNLCFSLYVETDAELLAVPSLTMATALAVTDHLNSLRIPAAPKWPNDVLVGEKKICGILSERVNRPDRTGIIIGIGFNINMSSGEAGAIDRPATSLLIESGQAHNLQQTLEQLLPLLHHWIGEWEKGGFAAIRETWTQKAGPIGKPLSVHDGDVRKSGTLAGFGEYGELLLNTENGLETIWSGDVS, encoded by the coding sequence ATGCATTTCAACATTGAGTGGCATGATCGCCTCGGATCGACAAACGCCTACATGAAGGACTGTTTTTTCAGTGGAAGCCGAATAGAGAACGGAAACATTGTTGCGGCCCGCGAACAAACGGCGGGCCGGGGCCGCTCCGAGCGGAAATGGCTTTCGGGGCCGGATACCAACCTATGCTTTTCCCTCTATGTGGAGACGGACGCCGAATTGCTGGCCGTCCCCTCCCTCACCATGGCAACCGCCCTGGCGGTGACCGACCACCTCAACTCGTTAAGAATTCCCGCCGCGCCCAAATGGCCGAACGATGTGCTGGTCGGCGAAAAAAAGATTTGCGGCATCCTCTCCGAACGGGTCAACCGCCCGGACCGAACCGGAATAATTATCGGCATCGGGTTCAACATAAACATGTCGTCCGGGGAGGCCGGGGCGATCGACCGCCCCGCCACCTCGCTGCTCATCGAAAGCGGCCAGGCCCACAACCTGCAACAAACGCTCGAACAGCTCCTACCCCTGCTCCACCACTGGATCGGCGAATGGGAAAAAGGCGGATTCGCCGCCATCCGCGAAACCTGGACGCAAAAGGCCGGCCCCATTGGAAAACCGCTCTCCGTACACGATGGAGATGTTCGAAAGAGCGGCACCCTCGCCGGCTTCGGGGAATATGGCGAACTTTTACTCAACACTGAAAACGGACTGGAAACCATCTGGTCGGGAGATGTTTCATGA
- a CDS encoding OadG family protein: MELLMQGVTLMVIGMATVFAFLVLLILAMNGSAAFFSKFAHLFPEEQKAAPKAAQATDPVADIAVALAAIKAKRG; this comes from the coding sequence ATGGAACTTCTGATGCAAGGCGTAACTCTGATGGTAATCGGTATGGCTACCGTATTTGCCTTCCTCGTTCTGCTGATCCTTGCCATGAACGGCTCGGCGGCATTTTTCAGTAAATTCGCGCACCTCTTCCCGGAAGAGCAAAAAGCGGCTCCCAAAGCTGCTCAGGCAACAGACCCCGTTGCGGATATCGCGGTTGCATTGGCGGCCATCAAGGCCAAGCGTGGATAA
- a CDS encoding biotin/lipoyl-containing protein yields the protein MNTAFRDGFQSVYGARVLTEDFLPAVKACVEAGQTHFEAGGGARFQAPFFYCNESAFDMMDKFREAAGPDADLQTLARGINVVGLDSQSRDMIDLHAKMFKKHGITTIRNFDALNDFNNLIDSGKSITNHGLNHEVCVTMMELPPGCEGAHTVEFYQKTLQDILDAGIPFTSVCFKDASGTSAPKKVYETIAMARKLLPGDCKIVFHSHETAGVGTVGYLAAIKAGADQVDCSMAPASGGTCQPDVATLWHALRGEDYELDIDIDKMMHAETVFKDCMADYMLPPEAKAVEPMIPWSPMPGGALTANTQMMRDNNMMDKYEDCIHAMGEVVRRGGFGTSVTPVSQFYFQQAFNNVIFGPWEKIAEGYGKMVLGYFGKTPVAPDPEIVKIAAEKLELEPTTANPVDLNDADPKKGIEPAKAMLKENNLEETEENIFIAGACKQKGIDFLLGKMEINGVRKGALTPAAPAAAASAGGDGGYTVTVNGKKFAIDVKGDKATVNGKSYDIGVEDGIETSGTATVAHESADSVEVAAPMNAKVIKVLVNVGDHVNEGDVLFIVEAMKMEVEVKAAAGGTISSIAAEAGAQVTAGEAMASIN from the coding sequence ATGAACACCGCGTTCCGCGACGGCTTCCAGTCCGTTTACGGCGCTCGCGTATTGACCGAAGATTTCCTGCCGGCCGTCAAGGCTTGCGTTGAAGCAGGCCAAACCCACTTCGAAGCCGGCGGCGGCGCACGCTTCCAGGCTCCCTTCTTCTACTGCAACGAGTCCGCATTCGACATGATGGACAAATTCCGCGAAGCGGCCGGCCCCGACGCCGACCTGCAGACCCTCGCCCGTGGCATCAACGTGGTGGGCCTCGATTCCCAGTCGCGCGACATGATCGACCTGCACGCGAAGATGTTCAAGAAGCACGGCATCACCACCATTCGTAACTTCGATGCGTTGAACGACTTCAACAACTTGATCGACTCCGGCAAATCCATCACCAACCATGGCCTCAACCACGAAGTCTGCGTGACCATGATGGAACTTCCTCCCGGATGCGAAGGCGCACACACCGTCGAGTTCTACCAGAAGACCCTGCAGGACATTCTCGACGCGGGCATCCCGTTCACCAGCGTCTGCTTCAAGGATGCTTCCGGCACGTCCGCCCCGAAAAAGGTATACGAAACCATCGCCATGGCGCGCAAGCTCCTGCCGGGCGACTGCAAGATCGTCTTCCACTCCCATGAAACCGCCGGTGTCGGCACCGTGGGCTACCTCGCCGCCATCAAGGCCGGCGCCGACCAGGTCGACTGCTCCATGGCTCCGGCCTCCGGCGGCACCTGCCAGCCCGACGTCGCCACCCTCTGGCACGCGCTCCGCGGCGAAGACTATGAACTCGACATCGACATCGACAAGATGATGCACGCCGAGACCGTCTTCAAGGACTGCATGGCCGACTACATGCTGCCTCCGGAAGCCAAGGCCGTTGAGCCGATGATCCCGTGGTCGCCGATGCCCGGCGGCGCGCTGACCGCCAACACGCAGATGATGCGCGACAACAACATGATGGATAAATACGAAGACTGCATCCACGCCATGGGCGAAGTGGTTCGCCGCGGCGGCTTCGGCACGTCCGTGACTCCCGTTTCCCAGTTCTACTTCCAGCAGGCGTTCAACAACGTCATCTTCGGACCGTGGGAAAAGATTGCCGAAGGTTACGGCAAGATGGTGCTCGGCTACTTCGGCAAGACCCCCGTCGCCCCCGATCCCGAAATCGTCAAGATCGCGGCCGAAAAGCTTGAGCTCGAGCCGACCACCGCGAATCCGGTCGACCTCAACGATGCCGATCCCAAGAAGGGGATCGAGCCGGCGAAAGCCATGCTCAAGGAAAACAACCTTGAAGAAACCGAAGAAAACATCTTCATCGCCGGTGCCTGCAAACAGAAGGGCATCGACTTCCTGCTCGGCAAGATGGAAATCAACGGTGTTCGCAAGGGCGCGCTGACTCCGGCCGCTCCGGCTGCCGCAGCTTCCGCCGGTGGCGACGGTGGCTACACCGTAACCGTTAACGGCAAAAAGTTCGCCATCGACGTCAAGGGCGACAAGGCAACCGTCAACGGCAAGTCCTACGACATCGGCGTTGAAGACGGCATCGAGACGTCCGGCACCGCAACGGTGGCCCACGAGTCCGCCGACTCGGTTGAAGTGGCTGCCCCGATGAACGCCAAGGTCATCAAGGTGCTCGTCAATGTGGGCGACCACGTCAACGAAGGCGACGTGCTCTTCATCGTTGAAGCCATGAAGATGGAAGTCGAAGTGAAAGCCGCCGCAGGCGGAACCATTTCCTCCATCGCGGCCGAAGCCGGCGCGCAGGTTACCGCCGGCGAAGCCATGGCATCCATCAACTAA